From Candidatus Nitricoxidivorans perseverans, the proteins below share one genomic window:
- the ilvN gene encoding acetolactate synthase small subunit, with protein sequence MRHIISILIENESGALSRVSGLFSARGYNIESLTVAPTEDASLSRMTIVSIGSDDIIEQITKQLNKLIDVVKVVDLSEAAHIERELMLVKVRATGKDREEMKRIADIFRGRIIDVTESTYVIELTGNTTKLDAFLDALDRSLILETVRTGVCGIGRGDRILRV encoded by the coding sequence ATGCGTCACATCATTTCCATCCTGATCGAGAACGAATCCGGCGCGCTTTCCCGCGTATCCGGACTGTTCTCCGCCCGCGGCTACAACATCGAGTCCCTGACCGTGGCGCCGACCGAGGACGCCTCGCTCTCGCGCATGACCATCGTCAGCATCGGCTCCGACGACATCATCGAGCAGATCACCAAGCAGCTCAACAAGTTGATCGACGTGGTCAAGGTGGTGGATCTCTCCGAGGCCGCCCACATCGAGCGCGAGCTCATGCTGGTCAAGGTGCGCGCCACCGGCAAGGACCGCGAGGAGATGAAGCGGATCGCCGACATCTTCCGCGGGCGCATCATCGACGTCACCGAGTCCACCTACGTGATCGAGCTGACCGGCAATACGACCAAGCTCGACGCATTCCTCGACGCCCTCGACCGGTCGCTGATTCTCGAGACGGTACGCACCGGCGTCTGCGGCATCGGGCGCGGCGACCGCATCCTGCGCGTTTAA
- the ilvC gene encoding ketol-acid reductoisomerase, with protein sequence MKVYYDKDADLSLIKGKKVTIVGYGSQGHAHAQNLKESGVKVTVGLRRDGVSWKKAEAAGLTVEEVAEAVKGADVVMMLLPDENIPAVYYGDVAPNLKKGAALAFAHGFNIHYNQVVPRDDVDVIMVAPKGPGHTVRSEYLRGGGVPSLIAVHQDKTGKAKDIALSYAAANGGTKGGVIETTFRDETETDLFGEQAVLCGGLVELIKAGYETLTEAGYAPEMAYFECLHEVKLIVDLIFEGGIANMNYSVSNNAEYGEYVTGPRVIAGEARAAMREALKNIQTGEYAKRFILEGRTNYPEMTAHRRLNAAHPIEQVGSQLRSMMPWISKNKLVDQSKS encoded by the coding sequence ATGAAGGTCTATTACGACAAGGACGCCGATCTTTCTCTCATCAAGGGCAAAAAGGTCACCATCGTGGGTTACGGTTCCCAGGGCCATGCTCACGCCCAGAACCTCAAGGAATCAGGCGTCAAGGTAACCGTCGGGTTGCGCCGCGACGGCGTGTCCTGGAAGAAGGCTGAGGCCGCCGGTCTCACGGTCGAGGAGGTCGCCGAGGCGGTCAAGGGCGCCGACGTGGTCATGATGCTCCTGCCCGACGAGAACATCCCGGCCGTCTACTACGGCGATGTCGCGCCCAACCTGAAGAAGGGCGCGGCGCTGGCCTTCGCGCATGGCTTCAACATCCACTACAACCAGGTCGTGCCGCGCGACGACGTGGATGTCATCATGGTCGCTCCCAAGGGCCCGGGCCATACCGTGCGCTCCGAATACCTGCGCGGCGGCGGCGTGCCGTCGCTGATCGCCGTCCACCAGGACAAGACCGGCAAGGCGAAGGACATCGCGCTCTCCTATGCCGCGGCCAACGGCGGCACCAAGGGCGGCGTCATCGAAACCACCTTCCGCGACGAGACCGAGACCGACCTGTTCGGCGAGCAGGCCGTGCTCTGCGGCGGCCTGGTGGAACTCATCAAGGCCGGCTACGAGACGCTGACCGAGGCGGGCTACGCGCCCGAGATGGCCTATTTCGAGTGCCTTCACGAGGTCAAGCTGATCGTCGACCTGATCTTCGAGGGCGGCATCGCCAACATGAACTACTCGGTTTCCAACAACGCCGAGTACGGCGAATACGTCACCGGCCCGCGCGTCATCGCCGGCGAGGCGCGTGCCGCCATGAGGGAGGCGCTGAAGAACATCCAGACCGGCGAATACGCCAAGCGATTCATCCTCGAGGGCCGCACCAACTACCCCGAGATGACCGCCCACCGGCGCCTGAACGCCGCCCATCCCATCGAGCAGGTGGGGTCGCAGCTGCGTTCGATGATGCCCTGGATCAGCAAGAACAAGCTGGTCGACCAGAGCAAGAGCTGA
- a CDS encoding phosphatidylserine decarboxylase has protein sequence MYPHPIIAREGWPFLGFSAGLALLVTAAVGWGWALPFWLIALFVLQFFRDPAREVPGDAQSVLSPADGRIVAIEPVRDPWLDRDALKVSVFMNVFNVHSNRSPVDGEVVRRWYHPGRFVNADLDKASTENERNALHIRTTDGRDVTCVQVAGLIARRILCYVDAGFRLVRGQRYGFIRFGSRVDLYLPTDVRVKVAIGDKVRATSTVLAELP, from the coding sequence GTGTATCCCCATCCCATCATCGCCCGGGAAGGCTGGCCCTTCCTGGGTTTCTCCGCCGGTCTGGCGCTGTTGGTCACGGCGGCGGTGGGCTGGGGGTGGGCGCTGCCGTTCTGGCTGATCGCGCTGTTCGTGCTCCAGTTCTTCCGCGACCCGGCGCGCGAAGTGCCGGGTGACGCGCAGAGCGTGCTGTCGCCGGCCGACGGCCGCATCGTCGCGATCGAGCCCGTGCGCGATCCCTGGCTTGACCGCGATGCGCTGAAGGTCAGCGTGTTCATGAACGTCTTCAATGTTCACTCGAACCGCAGCCCGGTCGACGGCGAAGTCGTTCGGCGCTGGTATCACCCGGGCAGGTTCGTCAACGCCGACCTCGACAAGGCATCGACCGAGAACGAGCGCAACGCCCTGCACATCCGCACGACGGATGGCCGGGACGTCACCTGCGTGCAGGTGGCCGGCCTGATCGCCCGCCGCATCCTCTGCTACGTCGACGCCGGTTTCCGGCTTGTCCGGGGCCAGCGCTATGGCTTCATCCGCTTCGGCTCGCGCGTCGACCTTTATCTACCGACCGACGTCCGCGTGAAGGTGGCGATCGGCGACAAGGTGCGCGCAACCTCGACCGTCCTCGCCGAGCTGCCATGA
- the pssA gene encoding CDP-diacylglycerol--serine O-phosphatidyltransferase, which translates to MPELLPRKALMNPELRRRGIYILPNLLTTAALFAGFYAIVQAMNGRFEHSAVAIFLAMVFDGLDGRVARLTRTQSAFGAEYDSLSDMVSFGAAPALVIYEWALKGMGKLGWIAAFIYCAGTALRLARFNTSIGVADKNYFQGMPSPAAAALIAGLVWLVESVNGGSGEEVRWIACGLTIFAGVTMVSSIRYYSGKDINLRKSVPFMMVVAFALGFALISIHPPGVLFALFLGYALSGYVMAAWGWLSRRKPVAGERP; encoded by the coding sequence ATGCCTGAACTCCTCCCCCGCAAGGCGCTGATGAATCCGGAACTGCGCCGGCGCGGTATCTACATCCTGCCCAACCTGCTCACCACGGCTGCGCTGTTCGCCGGCTTTTACGCCATCGTTCAAGCCATGAACGGGCGTTTCGAGCACTCCGCCGTGGCCATTTTCCTGGCCATGGTGTTCGACGGCCTCGACGGCCGCGTGGCGCGGCTCACCCGCACCCAGAGCGCCTTCGGCGCGGAATATGATTCGCTGTCCGACATGGTGTCCTTCGGCGCCGCGCCGGCGCTGGTCATCTACGAGTGGGCGCTCAAGGGCATGGGCAAGCTGGGCTGGATCGCCGCCTTCATCTACTGCGCGGGAACCGCGCTGCGCCTGGCGCGGTTCAACACCAGCATCGGCGTGGCGGACAAGAATTACTTTCAGGGCATGCCCAGTCCTGCGGCCGCGGCCCTGATCGCCGGCCTTGTCTGGCTGGTGGAGAGCGTCAACGGCGGATCGGGCGAAGAGGTTCGCTGGATTGCCTGCGGCCTGACCATCTTCGCCGGCGTCACCATGGTCAGCAGCATCCGTTATTACTCCGGCAAGGACATCAACCTGCGCAAGAGCGTTCCCTTCATGATGGTGGTGGCCTTTGCCCTGGGCTTCGCGCTGATATCGATCCATCCGCCCGGCGTATTGTTCGCACTATTCCTCGGTTACGCCCTGTCCGGGTATGTCATGGCTGCCTGGGGCTGGCTGTCCCGGCGCAAGCCTGTTGCGGGAGAACGGCCGTGA
- a CDS encoding 2-isopropylmalate synthase, with amino-acid sequence MSKEHLVIFDTTLRDGEQSPGAAMTREEKLRIARQLERMRVDVIEAGFPAASPGDFEAVRAVAEAIKDSTVCGLARANENDVRRAGEAIRPAKSGRIHTFIATSPIHMEKKLRMAPDQVVEAAIAAVKLAGQYTRDIEFSAEDAVRSDFDFLCRVFDAVIKAGATTINVPDTVGYSIPEPWGERMRRLIEAVPDADKVVWSTHCHNDLGLAVANSLSAVLAGARQVECTINGLGERAGNASLEEVVMAVRTRSDLFACDTRIDTTQIVPASKLVSQITGYPVQPNKAIVGANAFAHESGIHQDGVLKHRETYEIMRAEDVGWTTNRLTLGKLSGRSAFKTRLKELGIELPSEEALNAAFGRFKDLADKKREIFDEDIYALIGDETLEPAHERFRLVSSMFHSETGEAPLARLTISVDDVEKQVESIGSGPVDATFMAIEKVAESHADLLLYSVNAITTGTDAQGEVTVRLSRGGRIVNGQGADTDIIVASAKAYLNALNKLCSGGERLNPQV; translated from the coding sequence GTGAGTAAAGAACATCTGGTGATTTTCGACACCACCCTTCGAGACGGCGAGCAGAGCCCGGGCGCCGCCATGACCCGCGAGGAGAAGCTGCGCATCGCCCGCCAGTTGGAGCGCATGCGCGTCGACGTGATCGAGGCGGGCTTTCCGGCGGCGTCCCCCGGCGACTTCGAGGCGGTGAGGGCCGTCGCGGAAGCGATCAAGGACTCGACCGTCTGCGGCCTGGCCCGCGCCAACGAGAACGACGTGCGCCGCGCCGGCGAGGCTATCCGACCGGCGAAGTCCGGCCGCATCCACACCTTCATCGCCACCAGCCCGATCCACATGGAGAAGAAGCTGCGCATGGCGCCCGACCAGGTCGTCGAGGCGGCGATCGCGGCGGTGAAGCTCGCCGGCCAGTACACCCGCGACATCGAGTTTTCCGCCGAGGATGCGGTGCGTTCCGACTTCGATTTCCTCTGCCGCGTCTTCGACGCCGTCATCAAGGCCGGCGCCACCACGATCAACGTCCCGGACACGGTCGGCTATAGCATTCCGGAACCCTGGGGCGAGCGCATGCGCCGGCTGATCGAGGCCGTGCCGGACGCCGATAAGGTGGTCTGGTCGACCCATTGCCACAACGACCTGGGCCTGGCGGTGGCCAACTCCCTCTCCGCGGTCCTGGCGGGCGCCCGCCAGGTCGAATGCACGATCAACGGCCTGGGCGAGCGCGCCGGCAATGCGTCGCTCGAAGAGGTGGTCATGGCGGTGCGAACCCGGAGCGACCTCTTCGCGTGCGACACGCGCATCGACACGACGCAGATCGTGCCGGCCTCGAAGCTCGTCTCTCAGATCACCGGCTATCCCGTGCAGCCGAACAAGGCCATCGTCGGCGCCAACGCCTTCGCGCACGAGTCGGGCATCCATCAGGACGGCGTGCTCAAGCATCGCGAGACCTACGAGATCATGCGCGCCGAGGACGTGGGCTGGACGACCAATCGTCTTACGCTCGGCAAGCTCTCCGGGCGCAGCGCCTTCAAGACCCGGCTGAAGGAGCTGGGCATCGAGTTGCCGAGCGAGGAGGCCCTGAACGCCGCCTTCGGGCGCTTCAAGGATCTCGCGGACAAGAAGCGGGAAATTTTCGACGAGGACATCTATGCCCTCATCGGCGACGAAACGCTCGAGCCCGCCCACGAACGCTTCCGGCTGGTGTCGTCGATGTTCCACTCCGAGACCGGCGAAGCCCCGCTGGCGCGGTTGACGATTTCCGTCGACGATGTGGAGAAGCAGGTCGAATCGATCGGCAGCGGCCCCGTGGATGCTACGTTCATGGCCATCGAAAAAGTGGCGGAAAGCCACGCCGACCTCCTGCTCTATTCGGTCAATGCCATCACCACCGGCACCGATGCCCAGGGCGAGGTGACGGTGCGCTTGTCCAGGGGTGGGCGCATCGTCAACGGGCAGGGCGCCGACACGGACATCATCGTCGCATCGGCCAAGGCCTACCTCAACGCCCTGAACAAGCTGTGTTCCGGAGGGGAACGACTGAATCCGCAAGTGTGA
- a CDS encoding YihY family inner membrane protein, with amino-acid sequence MPILAPFRLAVRVVRRFCAERLAQTAAALSFATLLGLVPMIAVAAALIDLLPFTASLGASLEKFLLTNLLPEKAGTTIARHVGQFAQRTERVTMAGVVMLVATALIQMFTIEHTFDAIWKVGSRRPLIRRLAMHTLALLLGPLAFGGSLAVLTYLAGASLGLVAEPPWVNVFVFRFLPFASMTALFALLYWGVPNRTVTSWHAVFGGLLAAGGFLLMQRLFGLYLTNFPAYKVIYGAFAALPIFLSWLFLSWTVILLGALVTAELPGATRPGR; translated from the coding sequence ATGCCGATCCTTGCCCCCTTCCGCCTCGCCGTCCGGGTCGTGCGGCGTTTTTGCGCCGAGCGCCTCGCGCAGACGGCGGCGGCGCTCTCCTTCGCGACGCTCCTCGGCCTGGTGCCGATGATCGCCGTTGCGGCGGCGCTCATCGACCTGCTTCCCTTCACTGCCAGCCTCGGCGCCTCCCTTGAGAAGTTCCTGCTGACCAACCTGCTGCCCGAGAAGGCGGGAACCACCATTGCCCGGCATGTCGGACAATTCGCACAACGCACCGAGCGCGTCACGATGGCCGGCGTCGTCATGCTGGTGGCGACGGCGCTGATACAGATGTTCACCATCGAGCATACTTTCGACGCCATCTGGAAAGTCGGGTCGAGGCGGCCGCTGATCCGCCGGCTGGCCATGCACACCCTGGCCCTGCTGCTGGGGCCGCTGGCGTTCGGCGGCAGCCTGGCGGTGCTGACCTATCTGGCCGGCGCGTCGCTCGGCCTGGTGGCGGAGCCGCCCTGGGTCAACGTCTTCGTCTTCCGCTTCCTGCCGTTCGCTTCGATGACGGCGCTGTTCGCCCTGCTCTACTGGGGGGTGCCGAACCGGACGGTTACGTCCTGGCATGCCGTCTTCGGCGGCCTGCTGGCGGCAGGCGGATTCCTGCTGATGCAGCGCCTGTTCGGACTGTACCTGACCAATTTTCCGGCCTACAAGGTCATCTACGGCGCATTCGCGGCGTTGCCGATCTTCCTGTCCTGGCTTTTCCTTTCCTGGACGGTGATCCTGCTGGGCGCGCTGGTGACCGCGGAACTGCCGGGGGCAACCCGCCCCGGCCGATGA
- the pyrF gene encoding orotidine-5'-phosphate decarboxylase has translation MTNLLSDKPIDVSERLIVALDVPRADDARALVAQLGDSVRFYKIGLELFMTGNYFELLDWLVGQGKKVFVDLKFFDVPETVRSAVRALAGSGATFATIHGNQAIMEAAVQGRDEGGAGLKILAVTVLTSLDRGDLDDLGFDCDVGKLVLSRARRALATGVDGIVSSGLEAPVIRRELGQKLLVVTPGIRPVENRPADDQKRTVGVAQAFRNGADYIVVGRPIRQAPDPKAQAAAIQRTIAEVFD, from the coding sequence ATGACGAACCTGCTCTCCGATAAACCGATCGATGTTAGCGAACGCCTGATCGTCGCGCTGGACGTGCCGCGGGCGGACGACGCCAGGGCGCTGGTGGCGCAGCTAGGCGACAGCGTGCGCTTCTACAAGATCGGGCTGGAGCTGTTCATGACCGGCAACTATTTTGAGTTGTTGGACTGGCTGGTCGGCCAGGGCAAGAAGGTCTTCGTCGATCTCAAGTTCTTCGACGTGCCGGAAACGGTGCGCTCCGCCGTGCGGGCGCTGGCGGGCAGCGGCGCCACCTTCGCCACCATCCACGGCAACCAGGCCATCATGGAAGCGGCCGTGCAGGGAAGGGACGAAGGGGGCGCTGGCCTCAAGATCCTCGCCGTGACGGTATTGACCAGCCTCGACCGCGGCGACCTGGACGACCTCGGCTTCGATTGCGACGTCGGAAAGCTGGTTCTCTCCCGCGCCCGCCGAGCGCTGGCCACCGGCGTGGACGGCATCGTTTCCTCCGGCCTGGAAGCGCCCGTGATCCGGCGCGAACTCGGGCAGAAGCTGCTGGTGGTCACGCCCGGCATCCGGCCGGTGGAAAACCGGCCGGCGGACGACCAGAAGCGCACCGTGGGTGTGGCCCAGGCCTTCAGGAACGGTGCCGACTACATCGTCGTTGGCCGGCCGATCCGGCAGGCGCCCGACCCGAAGGCCCAGGCCGCGGCCATCCAGAGAACGATCGCCGAAGTCTTTGATTGA
- the rpsP gene encoding 30S ribosomal protein S16, whose product MVVIRLARSGAKKRPFYNMVVTDSRNRRDGRFVERIGFYNPVAAESETGLMVNAERLSYWQQHGAQLSPTAARLVKQLAAGKAAA is encoded by the coding sequence ATGGTCGTCATCCGACTTGCCCGCAGCGGCGCCAAGAAGCGCCCTTTCTACAACATGGTGGTGACCGACTCGCGCAACCGCCGCGACGGCCGCTTTGTCGAGCGCATCGGCTTCTACAATCCGGTGGCCGCCGAGAGCGAAACCGGCCTGATGGTGAATGCCGAGCGCCTGTCCTACTGGCAGCAGCATGGCGCCCAGCTGTCGCCGACCGCCGCCCGCCTGGTCAAGCAACTCGCCGCCGGCAAGGCCGCTGCCTGA
- the rimM gene encoding ribosome maturation factor RimM (Essential for efficient processing of 16S rRNA), translated as MVVLGRIVAPYGVRGWLKVKPFGDDPEGWRAMPQWWLAADAESGAWQAYAVEGFRPHGAAWIAKLAGIDDRGGAERLDGCFVGSPREALPETRKDEYYWADLVGLAVVNEAGESMGLVDSLIEAGASPVLVVVEGNRRRLLPFVAAVVKDVDVAGGRIRVAWERDW; from the coding sequence ATGGTGGTTCTGGGGCGCATCGTCGCCCCGTATGGCGTGCGCGGCTGGCTGAAGGTCAAGCCGTTCGGCGACGATCCCGAAGGCTGGCGCGCGATGCCGCAGTGGTGGCTTGCCGCGGATGCCGAAAGCGGCGCGTGGCAGGCATACGCCGTCGAGGGGTTCCGGCCGCATGGCGCCGCCTGGATTGCGAAGCTGGCCGGCATCGACGACCGCGGCGGCGCGGAGCGACTGGATGGCTGTTTTGTCGGCTCGCCCCGTGAGGCGCTGCCGGAGACGCGAAAAGATGAATATTACTGGGCCGACTTGGTCGGCTTGGCCGTGGTGAATGAAGCAGGCGAATCGATGGGACTGGTGGATTCGCTCATCGAGGCGGGCGCCAGCCCGGTGCTGGTGGTCGTGGAAGGAAACAGGCGACGGTTGCTACCCTTTGTCGCCGCGGTGGTGAAGGATGTGGATGTGGCCGGCGGCCGGATTCGCGTCGCCTGGGAAAGAGACTGGTGA
- the trmD gene encoding tRNA (guanosine(37)-N1)-methyltransferase TrmD has protein sequence MLRFDVVTLFPEMFAAVTEAGISRRALERGLWRLRCWNPRDWAETAYRTVDDRPFGGGPGMVMMPGPLEKAIAAAKEARGSGRVIYLSPQGDRLTHGRVCELAATEGAILLCGRYEGVDERLIERCVDEEISLGDFVLSGGEIAAMALIDACVRQLPGALNDGASAVEESFVAGLLDCPHYTRPEVFEEMAVPEVLLSGHHENIRRWRLKQALARTRKRRPDLLAHRVFNAEETQLLREIEAEELCGRNGQHG, from the coding sequence ATGCTTCGTTTTGACGTCGTCACCCTTTTCCCTGAGATGTTCGCGGCGGTGACGGAGGCCGGCATCAGCCGGCGTGCGCTGGAGCGGGGCCTGTGGCGGCTGCGGTGCTGGAATCCGCGCGACTGGGCCGAAACTGCCTACCGGACGGTCGATGATCGGCCTTTCGGCGGCGGGCCCGGGATGGTGATGATGCCGGGACCCCTGGAAAAGGCGATCGCGGCGGCGAAGGAAGCGAGAGGGAGCGGCAGGGTGATCTACCTGTCGCCACAGGGCGACCGGCTGACGCACGGCAGGGTGTGCGAACTGGCGGCGACGGAGGGCGCGATCCTGCTCTGCGGCCGCTACGAAGGCGTGGATGAACGGCTGATCGAGCGTTGCGTCGACGAAGAGATATCCCTCGGGGATTTCGTGCTCTCCGGCGGCGAGATCGCCGCCATGGCGCTGATCGACGCCTGCGTCAGGCAGTTGCCGGGCGCGTTGAATGACGGCGCTTCGGCGGTGGAAGAGTCGTTTGTAGCGGGGCTGCTGGACTGCCCGCACTACACGCGGCCGGAGGTGTTTGAAGAAATGGCGGTGCCCGAAGTGTTGTTGTCCGGGCACCATGAGAACATCCGCCGCTGGCGCTTGAAGCAGGCGCTGGCGCGGACCCGGAAGCGTCGCCCGGATTTGCTGGCGCACCGTGTTTTTAACGCGGAAGAAACGCAACTCCTTCGTGAAATCGAAGCGGAGGAGCTCTGCGGTCGTAATGGCCAACATGGGTAA
- the rplS gene encoding 50S ribosomal protein L19, whose amino-acid sequence MNLIQQLEQEEVARLGKTLPDFAPGDTIVVQVKVKEGTRERLQAYEGVVIAKKNRGINSSFIVRKISAGEGVERTFQTYSPLIAGIEIKRRGDVRRAKLYYLRQRSGKSARIKEKLERRA is encoded by the coding sequence ATGAACCTGATTCAACAGTTGGAACAGGAGGAGGTTGCCCGTCTGGGCAAGACCCTTCCGGACTTCGCTCCCGGCGATACCATCGTCGTCCAGGTGAAGGTGAAGGAAGGCACTCGCGAGCGCCTTCAGGCCTATGAAGGCGTGGTAATCGCCAAGAAGAACCGCGGCATCAACTCCAGCTTCATCGTCCGCAAGATTTCCGCCGGTGAAGGCGTCGAACGCACCTTCCAGACCTACTCGCCGCTGATCGCCGGCATCGAGATCAAGCGCCGCGGCGACGTGCGCCGCGCCAAGCTCTACTACCTGCGCCAACGCTCCGGCAAGTCGGCGCGCATCAAGGAAAAGCTGGAAAGAAGGGCGTAA
- the folE2 gene encoding GTP cyclohydrolase FolE2, giving the protein MTIPDVQGSADSRRLPINQVGIKSIRHPVRVLDKSGGVQHTIATFSMYVGLPHNFKGTHMSRFLEILNGFEHEGREISVENFESMLRDMVVRLEAETGQVEMRFPYFINKEAPVSKVKSLMDYEVTFIGDILAGGRYRQSTKVVVPATSLCPCSKEISERGAHNQRSHITVTATTNAFVWIEELVELVEREASCEVFGLLKRTDEKYVTERAYDNPKFVEDIVRDVAGALNAEPRIDAYVAEAENFESIHNHSAYALIERNKT; this is encoded by the coding sequence ATGACCATCCCAGACGTTCAGGGCAGCGCAGACTCCCGCCGGCTGCCGATCAATCAGGTCGGCATCAAGTCGATCCGGCACCCCGTGCGGGTACTGGACAAGAGCGGCGGCGTGCAGCACACCATCGCCACCTTCAGCATGTACGTCGGACTGCCCCATAACTTCAAGGGCACCCACATGTCGCGCTTCCTGGAGATCCTCAACGGCTTCGAGCACGAGGGGCGCGAGATCTCCGTCGAGAACTTCGAGTCCATGCTGCGCGACATGGTCGTGCGCCTGGAGGCCGAAACAGGCCAAGTCGAGATGCGCTTCCCCTACTTCATCAACAAGGAGGCGCCCGTCTCGAAGGTGAAGAGCCTGATGGACTACGAGGTGACGTTCATCGGGGATATCCTCGCCGGCGGTCGCTACCGGCAGTCGACGAAAGTGGTGGTGCCCGCCACCAGCCTCTGTCCCTGCTCCAAGGAGATCTCAGAGCGCGGCGCCCACAACCAGCGGTCCCACATCACCGTCACCGCGACCACCAACGCCTTCGTCTGGATCGAGGAACTGGTCGAACTGGTCGAACGGGAGGCCTCGTGCGAAGTATTCGGGCTGCTCAAGCGAACCGACGAAAAGTACGTCACCGAGCGCGCCTACGACAACCCGAAGTTCGTCGAGGACATCGTCCGCGATGTCGCCGGCGCCCTCAATGCCGAGCCGCGCATCGACGCCTATGTCGCGGAAGCCGAGAATTTCGAATCCATCCACAACCACTCGGCCTACGCGCTGATCGAGCGGAACAAGACGTGA